A section of the Streptomyces sp. V3I8 genome encodes:
- the ureG gene encoding urease accessory protein UreG — translation MHLDHHTHDGPAAVSADAQRADGRRRALRIGLGGPVGSGKTATVAALCRALRDEWSLAVVTNDIYTREDAEFLLREAVLPPERITAVETGACPHTAIRDDISANLEAVEDLEDEVGPLDLILVESGGDNLTATFSKGLVDAQIFVIDVAGGDDIPRKGGPGVTTADLLVVNKTDLAPYVGSDLARMAADAKAQRAELPVVFQSLRAGSGVGDVAAWVRARLAAWAA, via the coding sequence ATGCATCTCGACCACCACACCCACGACGGGCCCGCCGCCGTCAGCGCCGATGCCCAGCGGGCCGACGGGCGGCGCCGGGCCCTGCGGATCGGACTCGGAGGGCCCGTCGGGTCCGGGAAGACCGCCACCGTGGCCGCGCTGTGCCGGGCCCTGCGTGACGAGTGGTCGCTGGCCGTCGTCACCAACGACATCTACACGCGCGAGGACGCCGAGTTCCTGCTGCGTGAGGCCGTGCTGCCGCCCGAGCGGATCACCGCCGTCGAGACCGGCGCCTGCCCGCACACGGCGATCCGTGACGACATCTCCGCGAACCTCGAAGCGGTCGAGGACCTGGAGGACGAGGTCGGGCCACTGGATCTGATCCTCGTCGAGTCGGGGGGCGACAACCTGACGGCGACCTTCTCGAAAGGGCTGGTCGACGCGCAGATCTTCGTGATCGACGTCGCGGGCGGGGACGACATCCCCCGCAAGGGCGGACCCGGGGTCACCACCGCCGATCTGCTCGTGGTCAACAAGACGGACCTGGCGCCGTACGTCGGCTCGGATCTCGCGCGGATGGCCGCCGACGCGAAGGCGCAGCGGGCCGAACTGCCCGTGGTGTTCCAGTCGTTGCGGGCCGGGAGCGGTGTCGGGGACGTCGCCGCCTGGGTGCGGGCACGGCTCGCCGCGTGGGCGGCATGA
- a CDS encoding urease accessory protein UreD — MTAGAAAVPGTAGAVGVRAVARIGARPDGRGGTALPTLEGGGPLALRRTRAGGCEARVMLVGAMSGPLGGDRFTVSADVAEGARLHVGSAAATIALPGQAKGEARYDVRLTVEAGAELCWLPEQLISAGGSELRMTTRVELAEGARLTLREEQVLGRAGEEPGRLTSRLTVLLGGQPLLDQELSCGPGAPGGWDGPAVLGGHRALGQLLVVRPQYASRPVEPRLLGECAALTPLAGPGALVTALAPDALHLRRTLDEALRSLG; from the coding sequence ATGACGGCCGGTGCCGCCGCGGTGCCCGGTACGGCCGGCGCCGTCGGCGTGCGGGCCGTCGCGCGGATCGGTGCCCGTCCGGACGGACGGGGCGGCACCGCGCTGCCCACCCTGGAGGGCGGCGGCCCGCTGGCCCTGCGGCGGACGCGGGCCGGCGGCTGCGAGGCCAGGGTCATGCTGGTCGGCGCGATGAGCGGGCCGCTGGGCGGCGATCGTTTCACCGTCTCGGCCGACGTGGCCGAGGGAGCCCGCCTGCACGTCGGATCGGCCGCGGCCACCATCGCGCTGCCCGGCCAGGCCAAGGGGGAGGCGCGCTACGACGTACGCCTCACGGTCGAGGCCGGCGCCGAACTGTGCTGGCTGCCCGAGCAGTTGATCTCCGCGGGTGGCAGTGAGCTGCGGATGACGACGAGGGTCGAGCTCGCCGAGGGTGCCCGGCTCACGCTGCGCGAGGAACAGGTTCTCGGACGGGCCGGCGAGGAGCCGGGACGGCTCACCAGCCGGCTCACCGTGCTGCTCGGCGGACAGCCGCTGCTCGACCAGGAGCTCTCCTGCGGGCCCGGGGCACCCGGCGGATGGGACGGTCCCGCCGTGCTCGGCGGGCACCGCGCGCTCGGCCAGCTCCTCGTCGTCCGTCCGCAGTACGCGTCCCGGCCGGTCGAGCCGCGGCTGCTGGGGGAGTGCGCCGCGCTCACCCCGCTCGCCGGCCCCGGCGCCCTGGTGACCGCCCTCGCCCCCGACGCCCTGCACCTGCGCCGGACCCTCGACGAAGCGCTGCGCTCACTCGGCTGA
- a CDS encoding alpha/beta hydrolase, whose amino-acid sequence MRRVTAFGSAGALVTATLIAGAVAAPTANADIRHGQSGRTAPYSHSSQARGAELAAARAAKAGIDWQDCPADWGIAKPIQCGWVTVPLDYAKPDGKKIKLAVDRIGSTGTKAERQGALVYNPGGPGGSGLRFPTRVTNKNPLWVNTSKAYDFVGFDPRGVGHSAPISCADPQEFVKAPKLDPVPDSEADKRVQRKLAAEYADGCAERSGAMLPQMTTPNTVRDLDVIRAALGERKLNFLGVSYGTYIAAVYGTLYPDHVRRMIADSVVNPSREKIWYEANLDQDVAFETRWKDWQDWVARNDASFHLGDTRAKVQDQWLKLRATAKENPIGGLVGPAELISFFQSAPYYDSSWVPVATVFGKYVAGDTQALVDAAAPDLTDTAGNIASENGNAVYTAVECTDAKWPTSWKKWDRDNSKLHKDYPFMTWANAWLNLPCATWPAKQQTPPTVKTGKGLPPVLIVQSTRDAATPYEGAVELHKRFKGSRLITEKGAGSHGVTGLTNPCVNEKVETYLLTGKVGAVDVTCAPHATPKP is encoded by the coding sequence ATGAGAAGGGTGACGGCGTTCGGCTCCGCCGGAGCGCTCGTCACGGCGACCCTGATAGCCGGCGCCGTCGCGGCCCCGACGGCCAACGCGGACATCCGCCACGGCCAGAGCGGCCGCACCGCCCCGTACAGCCACAGCAGCCAGGCGCGCGGTGCCGAACTCGCCGCCGCCCGCGCGGCCAAGGCCGGGATCGACTGGCAGGACTGTCCGGCCGACTGGGGGATCGCGAAGCCCATCCAGTGCGGCTGGGTCACGGTGCCGCTCGACTACGCGAAGCCCGACGGCAAGAAGATCAAGCTCGCCGTGGACCGCATCGGCAGCACCGGCACGAAGGCGGAGCGCCAGGGCGCCCTCGTCTACAACCCCGGCGGCCCCGGCGGCTCCGGACTGCGCTTCCCGACCCGGGTCACCAACAAGAACCCGCTGTGGGTGAACACCTCGAAGGCGTACGACTTCGTGGGCTTCGACCCGCGCGGCGTCGGCCACTCGGCGCCCATCTCCTGCGCCGACCCGCAGGAGTTCGTCAAGGCGCCCAAGCTCGACCCGGTGCCGGACTCCGAGGCCGACAAGCGCGTCCAGCGCAAGCTCGCCGCCGAGTACGCGGACGGCTGCGCCGAGCGCAGCGGCGCGATGCTGCCGCAGATGACGACCCCGAACACCGTCCGCGACCTGGACGTCATCCGGGCCGCCCTCGGCGAGAGGAAGCTCAACTTCCTCGGTGTCTCGTACGGCACGTACATCGCCGCCGTCTACGGCACCCTGTACCCGGACCACGTGCGCCGCATGATCGCGGACAGCGTCGTGAACCCGTCGCGCGAGAAGATCTGGTACGAGGCCAACCTCGACCAGGACGTCGCCTTCGAGACGCGCTGGAAGGACTGGCAGGACTGGGTCGCCAGGAACGACGCGTCCTTCCACCTCGGCGACACCCGGGCGAAGGTCCAGGACCAGTGGCTGAAGCTGCGCGCCACCGCCAAGGAGAACCCCATCGGCGGTCTCGTCGGCCCGGCCGAACTCATCAGCTTCTTCCAGAGCGCGCCGTACTACGACTCGTCGTGGGTGCCGGTCGCGACCGTCTTCGGCAAGTACGTCGCCGGTGACACCCAGGCGCTCGTCGACGCCGCCGCGCCGGACCTCACCGACACCGCGGGCAACATCGCCTCGGAGAACGGCAACGCCGTCTACACGGCCGTCGAGTGCACCGACGCCAAGTGGCCCACCAGCTGGAAGAAGTGGGACCGCGACAACTCGAAGCTGCACAAGGACTATCCGTTCATGACGTGGGCCAACGCCTGGCTGAACCTGCCGTGCGCGACCTGGCCCGCCAAGCAGCAGACCCCGCCGACCGTCAAGACCGGTAAGGGCCTGCCGCCCGTCCTGATCGTGCAGTCCACGCGTGACGCGGCGACACCGTACGAGGGCGCCGTCGAACTGCACAAGCGGTTCAAGGGCTCCCGTCTGATCACGGAGAAGGGCGCGGGCTCGCACGGCGTGACCGGGCTCACCAACCCCTGTGTCAACGAGAAGGTGGAGACCTACCTGCTCACCGGCAAGGTCGGCGCGGTCGACGTGACGTGCG